The Symphalangus syndactylus isolate Jambi chromosome 1, NHGRI_mSymSyn1-v2.1_pri, whole genome shotgun sequence DNA segment CCCAGGCTCCCTCAGAGCTCCCAAAATGACTCTCCACCCTCTTGATGTGAATCAGACAATAAATATCTTTTAGGGTTTTGAACCATTTGAGGGCATGCTTAGttacttggaaaaagaaaaaacaggacgggcgccgtggctcacacctgtaatcccagcacttcgggatgctgaggtgggcgaatcacctgaggtcgggagttcaagaccagcctgaccaacatggagaaaccccatctctactaaaaatacaaaatcagccaggcatggtggcacatgcctgtaatcccagctagtcgggaggctgaggcaggagaatcacttgaacctgggaggcagaggttgcggtgagctgagattgtgccattgtactccagcctgggcaacaagagcgaaactctgtctcaaaaacaaaactgaaaaaagaagaagaaacaaatctGAATGCCTCTGAAGGCCTTCAATTGTAAACACTGCAAAGACAGCTTTATGCAACTCCTCAGTGAGGCACCAGCAGCTCCCCAGGTACTCACCAAGGAAGTAGTTCATCATCTGGGGTGTGTGGTGAGGGGTGGGGGCAATCCGTAGGAGCTCTTCTCCCCGGGGCACCGTAGGGTAATTGATTGCTTGCACGTAGATGTTATGTCTGCTCATTAGTTCATCACAGACTTCTGTGTTTTTAGCAGCATCTGCAACCTAAGTTCAATGAGAGCAGAAGGTAAGGTCACAACAGAAGGACCACCTCTTAGCAGAGATTCTAACGAACACAGTCCCCACAACGCTCAGGCTCAAGACCAGACTGTAGCAACATACGCAAGCTTGGGGCAGAGGGAAAGCGCTGCCCAAACACCTGTCATTTAAAAGGAGCCAGTATTGTTTCGTGAACACCAGAGAACCAAAaccttattaaaaagaaatacatttttaatgagaaaacacTGGTTCTGTTCATACCAGCAGACTCCCGTACCCAGGATGTATAATCTAGATTCAGTTATACTAGCTGTATTCATTACACTAATTCAACTGTGACATCAACAGTGCTACCATTTGTAGTAGGAAGGGCAAAACCTATTTTGAAATTTACTAAGTAGAAAGCCATACTTCAAAGCTGGCCAAGCTCAGGCTTCTGGAGCTTTCTAGATACAAGCTCTGTGTTTACCCTGTTAAGGTCAGTGCTCCAGAGAGGGAACTTTTGCCCCAGCCTGCTGGGTTCAAAGGCTTTCTTCTCAAGGTGAAGTCAGCCAATGGCAGAAACATGACAGAGGGTGGCTGGCTATAACCCTGCCCTGGCAGTCGCCCCGCTGAAGCCCAACTTCAGGAAGGTATGAAGCAGAACATCCGTACATCATGTGTAGAGGCACACCCCGCAGCAAGTCCAATCAGAGACAGGCCATTACCCGCACAGGGATGATGTGGCTGGGGCAGTGGACAACAGGGAGGCCGGCATCCATTAGCATCTGTCTCATGAGTTTGACGTTGCGCTGGTGCTGGCGGCGAAGCACCCGTCCCTCAGCGCTCTTCAGGATCCGCACAGACTCCAGGGCTCCAGCCAGCAGCATGGGTGGCAGAGAGGTGGTGAAGATGAAGCCAGCAGCATAGGACCGTACGGTGTCAATCAGAGAACTCGTGCTGGCGATGTACCCTCCAACACAGCCAAAGGCTTTGCCTGGGAGGAGATAGCTTCATTAATGACAGCAACAGCCTCTAAATGGACACAGCAAGGTGTTGTGGAGCCTCAAAGCACTGACTTTTCTCCTCATCTTCTTAATTTGTTCCTGGACTGATTGGAGTAGTCACGCACCGCATAAATGATGTCTCAGTCAATGAcgaccacatatatgatggtggtcccataagattataataccggatttttactgtaccttttctatgtttaggtatgtttagatacacaaataccatggTGTTGCCAACAGTATCCAATACAGTAACATGttgtacaggtttgcagcctaggagcaacaggccatACCACAaagcctaggtgtgcagtaggctataccatctaggtttatgtaagtacactctgtggtgtttgcacaatgatgaaattgcctagtGATGCAATTCTCAGAACGTATCCCCCATCGTTAAGCAACGACGCGTGACTATAAAAGGATAtctaatcttccttttttttttttagaggcagggtcttgctctgtcacccaggctggagtgcagtggcatgatcatagctctctgcagcctcaacctcctgggctcaagtattccttccgcctcaacctcccatgtagctaggacagccaaccaccatgcctggctaatttttaaaatttttattttgtgtaaagaGGAGACCATGCTTCGTtgcccagggctggtctcaaactcctgggctcaagtgatcctcctgtctcagcctcccaaagtgctgggattcaggtgtgAGCTATCGTGCCTGactactcatttttaaaagggtAAAAAAAGCTAAGGAAAGTTACAAAAGggtcttgcccaaagtcatatggCCAAGCTGGTGTCTAACCAGGATCAAAATGCAGGTCTTCCAATCAGACCTGAAACCTCAGTGACTGGTCCCAGTGTGCCCAAATACCCTGCTGCTGCCTCCCTTCCCACCATCTTatcctcctttccctttctcacCCAGGCTTGCTGCTCTGACAGCCAGCACAGCTCCACTCCCCATGTCTGCACTGCATGTGCTCTTTGGAACAAGACTGGCTCTGCAGTGCTTGCACCATCCTCCCACAGCGAACATTATCCCAGAAGCTGGAATTTTACCCAGCTAAGGCATTAACTATTTTGGTGTGACTGGTGTTATTTCCTACTTAAGAACAAAACTCTTGACAATTAATGCATTTGCTAGACAAATATGAAAACTCAGAGCCTGTTAGGATTGATTTAGGGCCAGACTTGGTTTTCAATTCTCATTGAGTCCTTTTGTATAATTTACATCTCAAGTTTCAGGATTAAAAACTCcagaagaggccaggcgcagtggctcacacctatagtcccagcactttgggaggccgaggtaggcaaatcacttgagctcaggagttagagaccagcctggccaactggtgaaaccccgtttctactaaaaatacaataattagccaggcatgctagcgtacacctgtagtctcagttattcaggaggttgaggtgggaggatcacttgagcccaggaggtggaggctgcagatgagctgtgatcacacctgggtgacagagtgagagcctgtctcaaaaaacaaaaagaactccAGAAGAGTCTTCATAGATCTTAACATTACATTCTATAATTAATGTTTTTGCTAAAACCACATGCAAAGCTGGGTTGGTTCAATCTCCTACGGTACAAAGTTTCTCTCTCCAGCCTTTTCCATCTGACAATGACCATATCTTCAAAGAGCCCACATCAGGAGACATCCTTAAAAGAAAAGagcttctggccgggcacagtggcccacgcctgtaatcccagcactttgggaggctgaggcgggcagatcacgagatcaggagattgagatcatcctggctagcacggtgaaaccccatctctactaaaaatacaaaaaattagccaggcatggtggtggtgcctatagtcccagctactcgggaggctgaggcagtagaatggcatgaacccgggaggtggagcttgcagtgagctgagattgcaccattgcactccagcctgggcaacagagcgagactctgtctcaaaaaaaaaaaaaaaaaaaaaaaaaagaaaagaaaagagcttcTTGAATTAGGACACATGATCAGGTGCTTTTCTCCTGGTAGGGGTTCCACCCTTAGAACTCCCAGGCTTTCTGGGTCTGCACTAGGTTCTCATACCCCTTGACGGTGCTGaaggacactttttaaaaagcctgcCCTTCCTTTACCAAGCATAGGCTATAAACTGGCATTTTAGCTAACTGCTAGATGGGTTTCCAACTGCCTTGCCCACTTTTgaaggcttaaaaaaaaaccttcaaatttATGTAACTTTCATCTCTTTAGGGTTCTCATAGGTTCTCAGAGGGAATGTCTATAGTAACTGTTTGCATACAACTTATTTACCTTCTCCACACAAATTTTGATTTAGGTCCTATTGTTTTCTCCATTATattgatgatgaaactgaggtatAGAAAGGTTAACTACcaactcaaggtcacacaactagtgaGGTGGCAGGACTCCAAAGTCTAGCTCCCACCTACCATGAGACATAGCCTCTGTATGCGGAAGAGCAGAGGAAAACCAGGATGAATTAGAATGTTCCCACATGGCAGGCACAGAGCTCAGCACTTCACAACACCTGAACCTAACAAGTGCTCCAGGAGAAAAGTActagaattctttttctttttaaataaggaCAGCCTGAGGCATACAGAGTACAGGCTCTTGACATGGCATGTGGCTAGACCCACGACTATGTCTGAAATGAGCTCAGATGGCAATAAATGGTCTATCTGTGTGTTAGGCTGTGGGCTTTACTTTGATTCTAAGACTCATGCCTCCATGACCCAAGGGATTCCACTAAGCTGGGCCAAAAGAAagagtggcgggcgcctgtagtcccagctactcggagaggctgaggcaggagaatggcgtgaacccgggaggcggagcttgcagtgagccgagattgcgccactgcactccagcctgggcgacagagcgagattccgactcaaaaaaaaaaaaaaaaaaaaagaaagagtggcCCAGGTTTCATATGCTGTCAGGCTGTCTCCTCACCTGATCCCAGTTAGAATACTTAGTCCTTGGCCTTGTTAGGATAATGGAATTTTAGTGTATGTAATGCAATGTATACATACCAAGTGTTCCAGAAATGATGTCCATTTTTGGCATGACTCCATCCCGATCCCCAATCCCTCCGCCTCGAGCCCCATACAGCCCCACTGCATGGACCTCATCCACGAAGGTGATTGCTCCAAACTCATGGGCCACATCGCACAGCTCTTCCAGTGGGCACACTGCCCCTGAGGAAAGACCAGAGACTGCTCTGAAGAGCTTGCCACTTCAGAAATTTCTGTTTTGGTTAGAGTCAGAACAATGTAAACTTATATTCTAAGGTATCATTTTCAATAttggaaagaaaatgaacttcCTCCAATTTCTAGGTTACCTGGGGTCCCAGAGCCTAGTAAAAGCCAGAATAGAAAATCCACTTTCACccaaatctatttaaaaaacgTCCACCAATTACAAATCTTGGCAGAATGcaatactacacagcaataaaaaaagaatgagaccatgtcctttacagcaatatggatggagctagaggccatcctaagtgaattaatacaggaacggaaaaaccaaatattgctctcacttataagtggaagctaaacattgagaacacatggacacaaagaagggaacaacagacaccagggacctacttgagggtggagggtaggaggagggtgagATCAAAAACTACCTATcgagtactatgcttattacctaggtgatgaaataatttgtacactaACACCCTGTGACACATAATTTACccatataataaacctgcacatgtacccactgaacctaaaagttggaagaagaaaaaaaaaatcctggcagaaaggaaaagaaaattaaaaaacacaacaagccgggtgcggtggctcacgcctgtaatcccagcacgttgggaagccaaggcgggcagatcacaaggtcaggagattgagaccatcctgactaacacggtgaaaccccgtctactaaaaatccagaaaggccaggtgcggtggctcacacctataatcccagctctttgggaggctgaggcgggcggatcacgcagtcaggagatcgagaccatcctagctaacacggtgaaaccctgtctctactaaaaatacaaaaaattagctgggtgtggtggcgggcacctgtagtcccagctactcaggaagctgaggcaggagaatggcgtgaacccaggaggtggagcttgcagtgagctgagatcgcgccatggcactccagcctgggtgacagagcgagactccgtctcaaaaaaaaaaaaaagaaagaaagaaagaaaaaattagccaggcgtggtggcaggtgcctgtagtcccagctactcgggaggctgaggcaggagaatggcgtgaacccaggaggcagagcttgcagtgagccaagatcgcaccactgcacttcagcctgggcaacagagtgagactccgtcacaaaaaaaaaaaaaaaaaaattaaaaaacacaacaaaacaccaTACTTTTAAAGAGTTCAGGCCTAGTTTCTCATCTTAGGTTTCAGAGGAACCTCTATCCACACTTACCATCCATTGAATGGACAGTTTCAAATGCCACAATCTTGGGGACTGAGGGGTCAGATCTTTGCAGTAGTTCTCTGAGATGGCTGACATCATTGTGGCGGAAGATGTACTTTGGCACTCGGCTGTTTCGAATCCCTTGGATCATGGAGGCATGGTTCCCAGAATCAGAGTAAATCTCACAGCCTAAGACAACAAAAATGCTATTTATTGCCATGTCATCGAAGACAAATTATTTCCTAGAGAGAGACAATAGACTTTTCCTTGGAAATGATGCTTTGAAAATGCCTAGTAGGAAAAAGACACTGTGTGCCAGTTTCTTCCTGGCAAAATAACTAGTTAGTGCTTCCCCTGTGAGAAGGCCCAAAGGTGTAGAATAACCTGGTGGCAGGCAATTAATCTGCTCTTAAATCTGACTGCCTCACTCCAAACTCAATCAAGAGCTAACTAAATGATTAAGAGACTTCTCCAAAGGATCATCTTAGAATATAAAACATATCTGAGGCAATTAGCTCAAGGACGAGACGTTTCAAGTTTGAATTTTCACTGGTATCACGTTCTCCTGGAACCCATAATGTACAGTTAGCATTTCATGCTTGACCCCGGAACAAATGCCCAGATAGGATTATGATTTTCAATGGAGAGGTTCTAGTAAGCCTTCTTTGTTGCCAATATTCTTGTTATTACTAAGAAACCCAAAAAACTCTAAGGCACCCATGCCAGGCTTCCTTACCtggcatcatcttggccagggtgAAGAGGGTTGAGTCATTGGCCACAAAGCACGAAGAAAACAAGAGTGCGGCATCTTTCCCATGGAGGTCTGCCAGCTCCCTCTCTAAGTCCACGTGGAATTTACTAGTTCCAGAAATATTTCTAGTACCACCTGCCCCAGCACCATGTTGTTTCAAAGTGTCcctgtttaaaaatacaaacaaacaaaaccagaaaataaagcTCATGGTTCTAAACACCATGtgaattttttcctgtttctaggATCCAGGAGACTGAAACATGTTGATGTAGCAACTCTCTCACTGTGAAACCTGGGGTCAGAAATTTCAACTGATTTCATCTTCAGACTAGGTGGGACAAGGTGTCAATGCTAGGGTGATGATACCTCCAGGAATCATCAAGAACAAGTGTTCATTTAACAGTCAGTAAGTGCTTGGTATTAGCTGAGTTTCTTTTCTAAGAAACTAAGGTTTATTTTCTCTGAGAAACATTATTCTTTCCAATAACATGTTAGCTTAAGAAAAAGCAAACTCTAGAGGGACATCCTGGATGGTGGTTACCCTCTGCAAGCCAGTCATGTAATGTTAGGATACATCACTATCATTAAACCTCAAACCGAGATCCTCCTTAGCAAGCCTTTGGAGAATCTGGCAAGCAACTCTCTCCAGCATCCCTAGGatggtgagtctcctgaaggacGAGTGATGGGATCTACCATCCTTTTTAACAGGTCTTTTGAAGTAGCTTTTCCTCTAGCGCTGCTAGATTCGTATTTCTCCACTCACAGCCATATCCAGGGATGTCTCTGTGAAAGACTGCCTGGTGTTAAAGGCACACTCACTTGCAAAGTGATAGAAAGTGGACTGACGTGCGTGGTCGTTGAGCCTATAAGCTTGAACCCTCACAAGCTAAGGGGCTCCAGCAGCTACCTGCATATTagagttcctttaaaagtaatcTGTAGATATTTTTCAGAAGCTAAGAATAGTATTTTGCTATGGCACACTTTCAGCTACTGAATGTTCCCTCCATAAAAGATCCAACCCCTATACAGCATCATTGGCTTGCCAAATAACACCAGTAATATTTGAAAGCCAAGGGCTACTTACATAACTGCCCCACAAACCCGTGGGTGGCGACTCATTCCTAGGTAGTCATTACTGCACCAGACTGACACCTGCTTTTTGGTGATGAGGGAGTCTGAATAGTCATCTGCCATGGGGAAGAGGTGTGCTCGCCGGTTCACAGTTTTAAAAACTCGATAGGTGTGGTCATTCTTTTTCTcatcaatttttttctcaaagaaacGATCATACTGAAAAG contains these protein-coding regions:
- the ALAS1 gene encoding 5-aminolevulinate synthase, non-specific, mitochondrial translates to METVVRRCPFLSRVPQAFLQKAGKSLLFYAQNCPKMMEVGAKPAPRALSTAAVHYQQIKETPPASEKDKTAKAKVQQTPDGSQQSPDGMQLPSGHPLPAASQGTASKCPFLAAQMNQRGSSVFCKASLELQEDVQEMNAVRKEVAETSAGPSVVSVKTDGGEDPSGLLKNFQDIMQKQRPERVSHLLQDNLPKSVSTFQYDRFFEKKIDEKKNDHTYRVFKTVNRRAHLFPMADDYSDSLITKKQVSVWCSNDYLGMSRHPRVCGAVMDTLKQHGAGAGGTRNISGTSKFHVDLERELADLHGKDAALLFSSCFVANDSTLFTLAKMMPGCEIYSDSGNHASMIQGIRNSRVPKYIFRHNDVSHLRELLQRSDPSVPKIVAFETVHSMDGAVCPLEELCDVAHEFGAITFVDEVHAVGLYGARGGGIGDRDGVMPKMDIISGTLGKAFGCVGGYIASTSSLIDTVRSYAAGFIFTTSLPPMLLAGALESVRILKSAEGRVLRRQHQRNVKLMRQMLMDAGLPVVHCPSHIIPVRVADAAKNTEVCDELMSRHNIYVQAINYPTVPRGEELLRIAPTPHHTPQMMNYFLENLLVTWKQVGLELKPHSSAECNFCRRPLHFEVMSEREKSYFSGLSKLVSAQA